In Desulforhopalus sp., a single genomic region encodes these proteins:
- the tsaE gene encoding tRNA (adenosine(37)-N6)-threonylcarbamoyltransferase complex ATPase subunit type 1 TsaE — protein METYKILLKNLSDTEKLGKLLGTTACPGEIICLDGDLGAGKTTLSQAIARGLEVPKSCYVTSPSFTILHEYEGRIPMYHMDFYRLHGEDVILEMGFDEYFYLSGLTVIEWSVRATSILPEERLSLEIFCDNEVFRTVVIRATAKYKKRILKILEEFEILEQPNL, from the coding sequence ATGGAAACCTACAAAATTCTCCTTAAAAACCTCTCAGACACCGAAAAACTTGGCAAACTTCTCGGAACAACTGCCTGTCCAGGAGAAATTATCTGTCTGGATGGTGACCTTGGGGCTGGAAAAACGACTCTTTCACAGGCAATCGCCAGAGGCTTGGAGGTGCCCAAGAGCTGTTACGTAACCAGCCCTTCCTTCACTATTCTACATGAATATGAAGGGAGAATACCGATGTATCACATGGATTTTTATCGTCTTCATGGTGAGGATGTGATCCTTGAGATGGGTTTTGACGAATACTTCTACCTGTCTGGCTTAACTGTTATCGAGTGGTCGGTACGAGCGACTTCTATTTTGCCCGAAGAACGCTTGTCCCTTGAAATCTTTTGTGACAATGAAGTGTTTAGAACAGTTGTTATTCGCGCAACAGCCAAGTATAAAAAAAGAATTCTGAAAATCCTTGAAGAATTCGAGATACTCGAACAACCTAATCTTTAG
- a CDS encoding cold shock domain-containing protein has protein sequence MSDCVKGKVKWFNASKGYGFLERPDGESDIFVHYSAIQGEGFRSLEEGELVEFTIAKTDKGLQAENVRKVS, from the coding sequence ATGTCTGATTGCGTGAAAGGAAAGGTGAAATGGTTTAATGCCAGCAAAGGCTATGGTTTTTTAGAACGACCAGATGGAGAGTCCGACATCTTCGTTCATTATAGTGCAATCCAAGGAGAAGGATTTCGCAGCCTTGAAGAAGGAGAGTTGGTCGAATTCACAATTGCCAAAACCGACAAAGGACTGCAGGCTGAAAATGTCCGCAAGGTGAGCTGA